The sequence AGATACCTTTGGTGTTCCCCCTCATTCTGTCTATGGCTCAACCGAAGTAGGTCCGCTCATTGTCAACTATGCTGGGTTTAAAGATTGGGTAGTTGTCCCCGGTTCATTGGGTAAACCCATGTTGGGAGTGAACGTAGCGATTATTGATTCAGGAGGAAACCGCCTTCCACCTGGGAAACTCGGCGAAATTGCTATAATGCGCAAGGATGGGTGGTTTAGGGTCAAGGATGCAGCTATAGAGGATGAAAACGGTTACTATTGGCATAAAGGCAGAATAGATGATATTATCCTGTCTTCAGGGTGGACGATCAGTGCTGTTGAGGTTGAGGACAAGCTTCAACAGCATAAGCATGTATTGGAGGCTGTTGTGATAGGTGTTCCTGATAAGAATCGGGGAGAAATTGTAAAGGCTTTTGTGAGAACCGACGCTGAACCTACTGAGGAGTTTAAAAAAGAACTCCAGGATTTTGTGAAGCTTGAACTGAGTAAACACGAGTATCCCAGGGAAATAGATTTTGTTGACGAGATTCCCAAAACAGAAGGTGGGAAGATTAATCGTAAAGTAGTAAAAGAGTGGGGGACTGCGAAATGACTTTTCTTCTTTTCACCCGTCATATATTACTGTTCCGATGGTGGGGCAGATCAAATTAAAAATTTTTATAAAATAGGGAGGAATAACATGAGTTCTAAGAATAAATGGGAAGAACATGCCCGAATTATTGCGTTAAGCAAGGAAAACAAGAGAGAAGAGGAGATACATGAAATTTATACGGATGAGGCACAAGAGAGGAGAAGAGGTCGAGCTAACAAACCCTTTTATCCCCGCTCTATTTATTTTAATACTCAGGCTACAAAAGACGGGATTCGGCATTTTGCTGAAGGTATGGGTGATACGAATCCCCTGTTTACAGATGAGGAATATGCAAGAAAAACGAAGTATGGGAATATCATTGCCCCTGGCAGTTACCTATATTCCATCAACTGGATAGTCATGGGATACGGGGGGCCGGGTGTACACGGTTGGTATAGCGGTGGAGATTGGGAATGGTACAGACCAGTTTTTACCGGTGATGAATTCAAGACCGTAAATATATTGAGAGAATTAGTGCCAAAGAAAGGCAAAATGGGGGGTGGAAGAACATGGATTGATTACGGTGACGTTATTTATGTAAATCAAAAAGGGGAGATTGTGGGCAAAGAGTATCAGCACATCGTACTGGGAGAGAGAGGGCAGGCAAGCTCGGCAAAAAAACACCGTGATGTTCCAAAACCTCAATACACAAAGGAAGATTGGATAAAAATACTCGATCTGTATGAACAGGAGGAAGTAAGGGGTTCTAATCCCAGGTACTGGGAAGATGTTAACGTTGGAGATAAGCTAGGCCCGATGATCAAAGGACCTCTCAGTGTAAG comes from Thermodesulfobacteriota bacterium and encodes:
- a CDS encoding MaoC family dehydratase N-terminal domain-containing protein, which translates into the protein MSSKNKWEEHARIIALSKENKREEEIHEIYTDEAQERRRGRANKPFYPRSIYFNTQATKDGIRHFAEGMGDTNPLFTDEEYARKTKYGNIIAPGSYLYSINWIVMGYGGPGVHGWYSGGDWEWYRPVFTGDEFKTVNILRELVPKKGKMGGGRTWIDYGDVIYVNQKGEIVGKEYQHIVLGERGQASSAKKHRDVPKPQYTKEDWIKILDLYEQEEVRGSNPRYWEDVNVGDKLGPMIKGPLSVRDIVAWSMGSGTPYIKAHKIQYEYEKRHPKTLEYVQTGEADNPGDVPELVHFLDPFAQAIGIERIYDYGNQRMSWLCNFFTNWMGDDGFLWKMSGDLRTFNLAGDITTFEGKVVKKYREKDHCCVDIEAWAKNQRDQWSITPHISTVILPSKEHGPVVYPDPAPEIEEEVKRARPLSDLIKEGLI